One Serratia liquefaciens genomic window, TGTTGATTTTTATTCGCTCGAGTGAGTTGCGTTTTGCACGCTGGTCAGAGATTGATTTTGAAACGTCAATGTGGACGATCCCACCAGAAAGAGACCCTATTCCCGGAGTAAAACATTCACAGCGAGGCTCAAAAATGCGCACACCGCATCTGGTGCCACTGTCTAAACAGGCACTGGCGATCCTTAAACAGATAAAGCAGTTTTCTGGAGAGCACGAGCTGATTTTCATTGGCGATCACGATCCGCGTAAGCCGATGAGTGAAAATACGGTGAACAGTGCGCTACGGGTCATGGGCTATGACACCAAAGTCGAGGTTTGCGGGCATGGTTTTCGTACGATGGCCTGTAGCTCGTTAATTGAGTCTGGGTTGTTGTCGAAGGATGCGGTAGAGCGGCAGATGAGCCATATGGAACGCAATTCGGTGCGGGCGGCATATATCCATAAAGCGGAGCATCTGGATGAGCGCAAACTGATGCTGTAGTGGTGGGCTGATTTTCTGGATGCGAATCGGGAGAGAGTGATTACGCCGTTTGACTATGCGAAGATCAATCGGGGTAATGGCGTGTGAGTTGAATCCCTTTATTTCTCGGTTGATGTTTAAATTAGAAAGACCAACTAGCCGCTTAGGACTGGTTGGTCACTGTATTTTTTATCGTTGTTATCAGAATTTCATCTGCCAGGTACAGAGCCACCAGACAAAAAGGATGTCTGCAATAATGCCTTGAATGTACATATAGCTGCGAGCATCATCGCAAACATGTGCTCATGGATTCTTCAACGCAATGACCTCTGACAAAACCCTAAAGCAAGCGATATCAAATATTACTATTTGGCGCAAAGGCGAACAGCGTGCGCCACATAAACCATTGTTGCTACTGCACGTCCTCTCACACTATCGCCTGGGTCATGATCGCCTGTTTAACTATGGTTCTGAAATCTACGAACCCCTGTTGGATCTTCTGGAACGTTATGGACCGCAGCGCCGTGACGAGCGACCGGACATGCCGTTCTGGCGTCTGAAGGGCGATGGCTTCTGGGAACTCCAGTCAAGCAAGGACTGCGAATCAAAGTTGTGATGGAGATATAAGAGTCCACTTTTTCAAAAGGTTAAAATGAGAGCCCTATATCTGATTACCGAACCTTAGTTAATAGGAAGTCATTTTTTGTTGGCCGAAACTTATAAGGCTTATTTAATTTTCCTATGTTTGTAAATTGCCTACCCACACGAATTAAGTGCTGCATCTACGGAGAGAGCAAGTGGAACTGAATGATTTAAAAAAACGACTTCAACAGCATCTGGGTGATGGCCTAGTTCTAATCGTTGGTTCAGGGTTATCTTGCGCAGAAGGAGTTCCTGGGATGGGAAAACTCGGGGACCATCTGATCGCCCATGTCGCAGACAATCTTTCCCCTGATGACCTGAAACTCTGGGATGAAATCCACCCCGCGATCGGAACTGATGGTTTAGAAGCGGCATTGCTCAAACGAGCCCCGACACCAGCCCTTGAAGCAATCATTGTCAAATCTACCGGGGAATACATAGCAGCAGCCGAAGCAGCTATTATCTCTGAGGTGTTTAAAAACGAGAAAACACTTCGGCTTACAATGTTACTTCCTCATTTATTAAAACCAGATAAAGGCATACCCATTGTTACAACTAACTATGACCGCTTAGTTGAGCTTGCCTGTGAAGAAGCTGGATTAGGAGTTGATACGATGTTCAGCGGGCATTTTGCTGCTCGGCTAGTGCCTCTTGATAGCCATTGGGGCTTTTGCCGTGGAGCCAAACTTGTTGGTAAGAATGTGCGATACAAGTTCACACCAAAAGTGAACGTTTTCAAACCGCATGGCAGCTTGGACTGGTATCACCGTAAAGGGAACCCGGTGCGATATACAGGAGATCTTCCTCTTCCTCGTCTAATTATTACACCTGGCTTGAATAAATTCAGGAGCGGCTACGACAGTCCCTTTGACAAACACAGGGAAAAAGCTAATGACGCAATCGATAAAGCCCGTCGTTTCTTTATCATCGGTTATGGCTTTAATGATGATCATTTGGAAACACATCTCA contains:
- a CDS encoding SIR2 family protein, which gives rise to MELNDLKKRLQQHLGDGLVLIVGSGLSCAEGVPGMGKLGDHLIAHVADNLSPDDLKLWDEIHPAIGTDGLEAALLKRAPTPALEAIIVKSTGEYIAAAEAAIISEVFKNEKTLRLTMLLPHLLKPDKGIPIVTTNYDRLVELACEEAGLGVDTMFSGHFAARLVPLDSHWGFCRGAKLVGKNVRYKFTPKVNVFKPHGSLDWYHRKGNPVRYTGDLPLPRLIITPGLNKFRSGYDSPFDKHREKANDAIDKARRFFIIGYGFNDDHLETHLTPRIRSGVRTVILTHTLSAKAKEIAKLNKNVIAAEFHSDAGTTGARFIVDGNEIFFPSVDYWDLKGFVEGVLSA